One region of Aminobacterium colombiense DSM 12261 genomic DNA includes:
- a CDS encoding NfeD family protein — MKVKNLSVLIICLSVFALFSQAAFAATNVIVTPLQGSVGITMEEYMKRVVEEAYQNKAGLVVFTMDTPGGLVTSMRAMTSFLLDAPLPVVMWVAPEGARAASAGAFLLQAAHVAVMAPGTNVGAAHPVVASGKDVPDEEMKRKITNDLAAHMRSLAQVRGRNAEVVEKMVTESLSLTAYEAHKEKVVDFLAADIDELLENLEGWKVDVRGDKRALSLKSYQVINVEMTPRERMLQLLSDPNVAYLLLTAGIFAIVLEVLSPGGFILGTAGAVMVLMGAYGLRMLPFNWAGLILLLAGIVVIIVDLLVGGIGILSLFGMAALVTGGLILFRAPGGELLSVSKSVIIGMTVAFSLFFIIAVVFIWKSMKRQVYSGQEGLIGYKAEVLETLQPEGLVKCHGELWKARTESGETLPEGSPVRVVRVEGLVLYVEKEDRENALKEGGSI; from the coding sequence ATGAAGGTTAAAAACCTGTCTGTTCTGATAATATGTTTAAGTGTTTTTGCCCTTTTTTCACAAGCGGCTTTTGCTGCTACTAATGTTATTGTTACCCCCTTGCAGGGGAGTGTGGGCATTACCATGGAAGAATATATGAAGCGTGTTGTTGAAGAAGCTTACCAAAACAAGGCAGGTCTTGTTGTGTTTACTATGGACACCCCGGGAGGCCTTGTTACATCTATGCGGGCAATGACATCGTTTTTACTCGATGCCCCTCTTCCAGTGGTCATGTGGGTTGCACCAGAAGGGGCCAGGGCGGCGTCAGCAGGGGCTTTTCTATTGCAGGCTGCCCATGTGGCCGTAATGGCGCCAGGGACGAACGTAGGGGCTGCACACCCAGTTGTCGCGTCAGGAAAAGATGTGCCCGATGAAGAGATGAAACGTAAGATTACGAATGATCTAGCGGCCCATATGCGTTCGCTTGCCCAGGTTCGAGGCCGGAACGCAGAAGTTGTTGAAAAAATGGTTACCGAAAGTTTATCTCTTACCGCTTATGAGGCCCATAAAGAAAAAGTCGTTGATTTCTTGGCTGCAGATATTGACGAGCTGTTAGAGAATCTTGAGGGGTGGAAAGTTGATGTGCGCGGGGATAAACGAGCCCTCTCACTCAAATCGTATCAGGTTATCAATGTGGAAATGACGCCAAGGGAACGAATGCTGCAGCTTTTATCTGATCCTAACGTGGCATATCTTTTGTTGACCGCCGGTATTTTTGCAATAGTTCTGGAAGTCCTTTCTCCTGGAGGATTTATTCTTGGGACTGCTGGTGCTGTAATGGTCCTGATGGGGGCCTATGGGCTCAGAATGCTTCCTTTTAATTGGGCTGGCTTGATACTGCTTTTAGCTGGCATTGTTGTTATTATTGTCGACCTGCTTGTAGGTGGTATAGGCATACTGAGCCTTTTTGGCATGGCAGCTCTTGTCACTGGTGGGCTGATTCTTTTCCGCGCTCCGGGAGGTGAGCTTTTGAGTGTTTCTAAAAGCGTTATTATCGGAATGACTGTCGCTTTTTCTCTCTTCTTTATTATAGCCGTCGTTTTTATATGGAAATCTATGAAACGACAGGTTTACTCAGGACAGGAAGGATTGATCGGATATAAGGCAGAAGTTCTAGAAACCCTTCAACCGGAAGGGCTCGTCAAATGTCATGGTGAACTGTGGAAGGCCAGAACAGAATCTGGAGAGACCTTACCTGAGGGTTCGCCTGTACGGGTTGTGCGTGTGGAAGGATTGGTCCTTTACGTAGAGAAAGAAGATAGGGAAAATGCTCTTAAAGAAGGAGGGAGTATATAA
- a CDS encoding slipin family protein, giving the protein MLDGLLYFLFNLGSSFGFVIILILILMSAIKIVPEYQRIVVFRLGRLIGAKGPGLVIVIPVVDRVIRVDLRIVTLDVPVQEVITKDNVPIKVNAVVYFRVMDPANSVIEVENYMLATSQLSQTTLRSVIGGAELDEVLSSREKINSELQKIIDERTDSWGIKVSAVEVKELELPEGMKRAMAKQAEAERERRAKIINAEGELQAAKTLSDAAKQMEVSPVTLQLRYLQTLKEIASEKNSTTFFPLPMDIIKPFIKRFEKEEKE; this is encoded by the coding sequence ATGTTGGATGGACTTTTGTATTTCTTGTTTAATTTGGGAAGTTCCTTTGGGTTTGTTATCATTCTGATCTTGATCCTTATGTCTGCTATCAAGATCGTTCCTGAATATCAGAGAATTGTGGTATTTCGTTTAGGTCGTCTTATAGGGGCAAAGGGGCCCGGTCTTGTGATCGTTATTCCTGTGGTTGATCGTGTTATCCGCGTGGATCTTCGAATTGTAACCCTTGATGTTCCCGTCCAGGAGGTCATAACAAAGGATAATGTGCCGATCAAAGTGAATGCTGTAGTTTATTTTAGAGTTATGGATCCTGCTAATTCAGTAATTGAAGTAGAAAATTATATGTTGGCAACGAGCCAGCTTTCTCAGACGACACTGCGCTCTGTTATCGGAGGAGCAGAATTAGATGAAGTTCTCTCTTCACGAGAAAAGATCAATAGCGAACTTCAGAAAATTATTGATGAAAGAACTGATTCATGGGGAATCAAGGTCAGTGCCGTTGAAGTTAAAGAGCTTGAACTTCCTGAAGGGATGAAACGTGCTATGGCTAAACAGGCAGAGGCAGAACGGGAACGGCGGGCAAAAATAATTAATGCCGAGGGAGAACTGCAGGCAGCCAAGACACTGAGCGATGCGGCAAAGCAAATGGAGGTTTCTCCTGTTACATTACAACTTCGATATTTACAAACATTAAAAGAAATTGCGAGTGAAAAGAATTCCACCACATTTTTCCCTCTGCCAATGGATATTATCAAGCCCTTTATTAAGCGCTTTGAAAAAGAGGAAAAAGAATAG